A window from Micromonospora profundi encodes these proteins:
- a CDS encoding chorismate-binding protein, whose product MRKISPYGVETLPEVLVDAPAAPAGCRGALVERARLHWRRTDGGDPAALAQEFLAAHGLPLHDLARPTPTGHRTDTGLCGAALYLSAAAGAYLTGGPQGNAEPAPTLPDLAVVVYHHRPSTTPVSGPPAGWWLGDWAESWTPAQHAHAVDAVRAAIGRGDVYQTNLVGHAAARYTGDPIPALRRLGALPGARYGGVLTGDGWAIGCASPETLIEAHDGQLITRPIKGTRPATPAGRAELLASAKERAEHIMIVDLERNDLARVARTGTVVVDDLFAVRRWCDLWQAESTVRAHAADGLGLADLLRATCPGGSVTGAPKHAALTQIAALEPVGRGASMGALGWIAPGRVDLGLTIRTAAADGEKLHTWAGGGITWDSDAHAEVAEAAAKTAPIRATLAGRRPPPPIR is encoded by the coding sequence ATGAGGAAGATCAGTCCATACGGCGTGGAAACGCTCCCAGAGGTGCTGGTCGATGCGCCCGCCGCCCCCGCTGGGTGCCGCGGGGCGCTCGTGGAACGCGCCCGTCTGCACTGGCGCCGCACCGACGGAGGCGACCCCGCCGCGCTCGCGCAGGAGTTCCTCGCCGCGCACGGGCTGCCCCTGCACGACCTGGCCCGACCCACACCCACCGGCCACCGCACCGACACCGGGCTCTGCGGCGCCGCCCTGTACCTGTCCGCCGCCGCCGGCGCGTACCTGACCGGCGGCCCACAGGGCAACGCCGAGCCCGCGCCCACCCTGCCCGACCTCGCCGTCGTCGTCTACCACCACCGCCCGAGCACCACACCGGTCAGCGGCCCACCCGCCGGCTGGTGGCTCGGCGACTGGGCCGAGAGCTGGACACCCGCCCAGCACGCCCACGCCGTCGACGCCGTCCGCGCCGCCATCGGCCGCGGCGACGTCTACCAGACCAACCTCGTCGGCCACGCCGCCGCCCGCTACACCGGCGACCCGATCCCCGCCCTGCGGCGCCTCGGCGCGCTCCCCGGCGCCCGCTACGGCGGCGTGCTCACCGGCGACGGCTGGGCCATCGGCTGCGCCTCACCGGAAACCCTCATCGAAGCCCACGACGGGCAGCTGATCACCCGACCCATCAAAGGCACCCGCCCCGCCACCCCAGCCGGCCGCGCCGAACTGCTCGCCAGCGCCAAGGAACGCGCCGAACACATCATGATCGTCGACCTGGAACGCAACGACCTCGCCCGCGTCGCCCGCACCGGCACCGTCGTTGTCGACGACCTGTTCGCCGTACGCCGCTGGTGTGACCTGTGGCAGGCCGAGTCGACAGTCCGCGCCCACGCCGCCGACGGCCTCGGCCTGGCCGACCTGCTGCGCGCCACCTGCCCCGGCGGCTCCGTCACCGGCGCACCCAAACACGCGGCCCTCACCCAGATCGCCGCCCTCGAACCCGTCGGCAGAGGCGCCAGCATGGGCGCGCTCGGCTGGATCGCCCCCGGCCGCGTCGACCTCGGCCTGACCATCCGCACCGCCGCCGCCGACGGCGAGAAGCTGCACACCTGGGCCGGCGGCGGCATCACCTGGGACAGCGACGCCCACGCCGAGGTCGCCGAAGCCGCGGCGAAAACCGCACCGATCCGCGCGACCCTCGCCGGGCGACGGCCACCACCGCCGATACGCTGA
- the gcvP gene encoding aminomethyl-transferring glycine dehydrogenase, translated as MTVEQFATRHIGPGPDDERRMLEVVGHGSVDELMDAAIPEVIRWHGTLDLPEAATEAEAIAELRALAARNTVAVSMIGLGYHGTHTPAVIRRNVLEDPAWYTAYTPYQPEISQGRLEALLNFQTMVTDLTGLATANASMLDEGTAAAEAMTLARRASKSKSRVYVVDADTLPQTIAVIASRAEPLGIEVRVVDVDHDELPQEFFGLHLQYPGASGAIRDHSALVEAAHTVGALVTVAADLLALTLLRAPGEIGVDIAAGTTQRFGVPMGFGGPHAGYLAVRSGLERMLPGRLVGVSRDADGNPAYRLALQTREQHIRREKATSNICTAQVLLAVMAGMYAVYHGPDGLRDIATRTHDMTARLAAGLRAGGVRVADVAFFDTITATVPGRAEQVVAAAAERGVNLRLVDADRVGMSCDETTTVAHLEAVWAAFGVPAFDGDGDTALPGDLARASDFLTHPVFRSHHSETAMLRYLRRLSDFDYALDRGMIPLGSCTMKLNATTEMEPISWAEFANIHPFAPDAQTAGYREMIGQLESWLAEVTGYDAVSVQPNAGSQGELAGLLAICSYHASRGESHRDVCLIPSSAHGTNAASAVMAGMRVVVVACDDDGNVDLVDLDAKIDKHRDALAAIMVTYPSTHGVYETGIASLCAKVHDAGGQVYVDGANLNALVGFAKPGKFGADVSHLNLHKTFCIPHGGGGPGVGPVAVRSHLAPFLPGDPLGAHADATPAISAAKYGSAGILPIPWAYLRMMGAAGLTRATGVAVLAANYVAARLRGHYPVLYAGNKGLVAHECILDLRPLTKATGVSVDDVAKRLIDYGFHAPTMSFPVAGTLMVEPTESEDLAELDRFCDAMIAIRAEIDKVGAGEWPAGDNPLANAPHTAAMVSGDEWPHPYPRSVGAYPAGVDRAGKYWPPVRRVDGAYGDRNLVCSCPSPEAFED; from the coding sequence ATGACCGTTGAGCAGTTCGCCACCCGTCACATCGGTCCCGGACCGGACGATGAGCGCCGCATGTTGGAGGTCGTCGGGCACGGCTCGGTCGACGAGCTGATGGACGCGGCGATTCCCGAGGTGATCCGCTGGCACGGCACCCTGGACCTGCCGGAGGCGGCCACCGAGGCCGAGGCGATCGCCGAGCTGCGGGCCCTGGCGGCGCGTAACACCGTGGCCGTGTCGATGATCGGCCTGGGCTACCACGGCACGCACACCCCGGCGGTGATCCGCCGCAACGTGCTGGAGGACCCGGCCTGGTACACGGCGTACACGCCGTACCAGCCGGAGATCAGCCAGGGCCGGCTGGAGGCGTTGCTGAACTTCCAGACCATGGTCACCGACCTGACCGGGCTGGCCACCGCGAACGCCTCGATGCTCGACGAGGGCACCGCCGCCGCGGAGGCCATGACCCTGGCCCGTCGGGCGTCCAAGAGCAAGAGCCGTGTGTACGTCGTCGACGCCGACACGCTGCCGCAGACCATCGCGGTGATCGCCAGTCGGGCGGAGCCGCTGGGCATCGAGGTGCGGGTCGTCGACGTCGACCACGATGAGCTGCCGCAGGAGTTCTTCGGCCTGCACCTGCAGTACCCGGGGGCTTCCGGGGCGATCCGTGACCATTCCGCGCTCGTGGAGGCCGCGCACACCGTAGGGGCCCTGGTCACCGTCGCCGCGGACCTGCTGGCGTTGACGTTGCTGCGCGCGCCGGGGGAGATCGGCGTGGACATCGCCGCCGGCACCACGCAGCGTTTCGGCGTACCTATGGGCTTCGGTGGGCCGCACGCCGGTTACCTGGCGGTGCGCTCGGGCCTGGAGCGGATGCTGCCCGGCCGCCTTGTCGGTGTGTCGCGTGACGCCGACGGCAACCCGGCCTACCGGCTGGCGTTGCAGACCCGTGAGCAGCACATCCGGCGGGAGAAGGCGACGAGCAACATCTGCACCGCCCAGGTGCTCCTCGCGGTGATGGCCGGCATGTACGCCGTCTATCACGGCCCGGACGGGCTGCGGGACATCGCGACGCGTACCCATGACATGACGGCGCGGCTCGCGGCCGGGCTGCGCGCCGGCGGCGTGCGGGTCGCAGACGTCGCGTTCTTCGACACGATCACCGCGACCGTGCCGGGCCGGGCGGAGCAGGTCGTCGCGGCCGCCGCCGAGCGTGGGGTGAACCTGCGGCTCGTCGACGCCGACCGGGTGGGCATGTCCTGCGACGAGACGACGACTGTGGCGCACCTGGAGGCGGTGTGGGCGGCGTTCGGGGTGCCCGCGTTCGACGGCGATGGCGACACGGCGCTGCCGGGCGACCTGGCGCGGGCGAGCGACTTCCTCACCCACCCGGTGTTTCGCAGCCACCACTCGGAGACGGCGATGCTGCGCTACCTGCGGCGGCTGTCGGACTTCGACTACGCCCTGGACCGGGGCATGATCCCGCTGGGGTCGTGCACGATGAAGCTCAACGCGACCACCGAGATGGAGCCGATCTCCTGGGCGGAGTTCGCCAACATCCACCCGTTCGCGCCGGACGCGCAGACCGCCGGCTACCGGGAGATGATCGGCCAGCTGGAGTCGTGGCTGGCCGAGGTGACCGGCTACGACGCGGTCAGCGTGCAGCCCAACGCCGGGTCGCAGGGTGAGCTGGCCGGACTGCTGGCGATCTGCTCCTACCACGCGTCGCGGGGCGAGTCGCACCGCGACGTGTGCCTGATCCCGTCGTCGGCGCACGGCACCAACGCGGCGTCGGCGGTGATGGCCGGCATGCGGGTCGTCGTGGTGGCCTGCGACGACGACGGCAACGTCGACCTGGTCGACCTCGACGCGAAGATCGACAAGCACCGCGACGCGCTCGCCGCGATCATGGTGACGTACCCGTCGACGCACGGCGTGTACGAGACGGGCATCGCGTCGCTGTGCGCGAAGGTCCACGACGCCGGCGGCCAGGTGTACGTCGACGGGGCCAACCTCAACGCGCTCGTCGGTTTCGCCAAGCCGGGCAAGTTCGGCGCGGACGTGTCGCACCTGAACCTGCACAAGACGTTCTGCATCCCCCACGGCGGTGGCGGCCCCGGTGTGGGTCCGGTGGCGGTGCGCTCCCACCTGGCGCCGTTCCTGCCCGGCGACCCGCTCGGCGCGCACGCCGACGCCACGCCGGCGATCTCGGCGGCGAAGTACGGGTCGGCGGGGATCCTGCCGATCCCGTGGGCGTACCTGCGGATGATGGGCGCGGCCGGCCTGACCCGGGCCACCGGTGTCGCGGTCCTCGCCGCGAACTATGTGGCGGCGCGGCTGCGCGGGCACTATCCGGTGCTGTACGCCGGCAACAAGGGCCTGGTGGCGCACGAGTGCATCCTGGACCTGCGGCCGTTGACGAAGGCGACGGGGGTGAGCGTCGACGACGTGGCGAAGCGGCTCATCGACTACGGCTTCCACGCCCCGACGATGTCGTTCCCCGTGGCGGGGACGCTGATGGTGGAGCCGACCGAGAGTGAGGACCTGGCCGAGCTGGACCGGTTCTGCGACGCGATGATCGCGATCCGCGCGGAGATCGACAAGGTGGGAGCCGGGGAGTGGCCGGCGGGGGACAACCCCCTGGCGAACGCGCCGCACACCGCGGCGATGGTCAGCGGTGACGAGTGGCCGCACCCGTACCCGCGGTCGGTGGGCGCGTACCCGGCGGGCGTGGACCGGGCGGGGAAGTACTGGCCGCCGGTGCGGCGCGTCGACGGCGCGTACGGCGACCGGAATCTGGTCTGCTCGTGCCCGTCGCCGGAGGCGTTCGAGGACTGA
- a CDS encoding NAD-dependent protein deacetylase translates to MTDSLDALTSLLAGGRVVVLSGAGLSTESGIPDYRGPSGVARRHTPMTFQAFTGDALARRRYWARSHLGWRLIARAAPNDGHRAVARLQHAGLVDAVITQNVDGLHGAAGSAPVVELHGRLDEVTCLDCGNLTSREEVDRRLREANPDFVAQVDAVNPDGDVDLPDEQVAGFRPVDCGICQTGMLKPDVVFFGETVPPQRVARCFDLVERARALVVLGSSLTVMSGRRFVIRAANNGIPVAIVNQGPTRGDGYATVCVDAPLGVVLPVLAERVAAGASV, encoded by the coding sequence GTGACCGACAGCCTCGATGCGTTGACCTCGCTGCTGGCAGGCGGGCGGGTGGTGGTGCTCAGCGGGGCGGGCCTGTCCACCGAGTCGGGTATCCCGGATTACCGGGGGCCCAGCGGGGTGGCCCGCCGGCACACGCCCATGACGTTCCAGGCGTTCACCGGCGATGCGCTGGCGCGGCGGCGGTACTGGGCGCGCAGCCATCTGGGGTGGCGGTTGATCGCGCGGGCCGCGCCGAACGACGGGCATCGGGCGGTGGCGCGGCTGCAACACGCCGGCCTGGTCGACGCGGTGATCACCCAGAACGTGGACGGGTTGCACGGCGCCGCCGGCAGCGCTCCGGTGGTGGAGTTGCACGGCCGCCTCGACGAGGTGACATGCCTGGACTGCGGCAACCTGACCTCCCGGGAGGAGGTGGACCGGCGGCTGCGCGAGGCGAATCCGGACTTCGTGGCGCAGGTCGACGCGGTCAACCCGGACGGTGATGTGGATCTCCCCGACGAGCAGGTGGCGGGGTTCCGGCCGGTGGACTGCGGGATCTGTCAGACAGGCATGCTGAAACCGGACGTGGTGTTCTTCGGCGAGACGGTGCCGCCGCAGCGGGTGGCGCGGTGTTTCGACCTGGTGGAGCGGGCGCGGGCGTTGGTGGTGTTGGGCTCGTCGTTGACGGTGATGTCGGGTCGCCGGTTCGTGATCCGCGCGGCGAACAACGGCATTCCGGTCGCGATCGTCAACCAGGGGCCGACCCGTGGTGACGGGTACGCCACGGTGTGCGTGGACGCGCCGTTGGGCGTGGTGCTGCCCGTCCTTGCCGAGCGGGTCGCCGCCGGGGCGTCGGTGTGA
- a CDS encoding DivIVA domain-containing protein, translated as MSATPISRYDGVQVSGGVQVRMTADRVRRWEFGAAPFARRGYDSADVDRFRVQVADELDLMATQIANLRAENERLTDRVELHRHGVIPSAGAVAKTPAAKEVNLLSAAQREAEQIIAQAHDYARRVAEYARVQYESYMRAAAEEAKLEAERAVADYRASAGPSFDDSVATREALRIFGEMMVSHMQAAARHLDEGSEQLARTMDRIAAQTPGAPFVDGAPGQTALPRHHQR; from the coding sequence GTGAGCGCGACCCCGATCAGCCGGTACGACGGTGTGCAGGTCTCCGGTGGTGTGCAGGTGCGGATGACGGCCGACCGGGTCCGGCGGTGGGAGTTCGGTGCGGCGCCGTTCGCGAGGCGCGGCTATGACAGCGCCGACGTGGATCGGTTCCGGGTGCAGGTCGCCGACGAGTTGGATTTGATGGCGACGCAGATCGCGAATCTGCGGGCGGAGAACGAGCGCCTCACCGACCGGGTGGAGTTGCACCGGCACGGGGTGATCCCGAGCGCGGGTGCGGTGGCGAAGACCCCTGCGGCGAAGGAGGTGAATCTGCTGTCGGCGGCGCAGCGGGAGGCGGAGCAGATCATCGCGCAGGCGCACGACTACGCGCGGCGGGTCGCCGAGTACGCCCGGGTGCAGTACGAGAGTTACATGCGGGCGGCCGCGGAGGAGGCGAAGCTGGAGGCGGAGCGGGCGGTGGCGGACTACCGCGCGTCGGCCGGGCCGAGCTTCGACGATTCGGTGGCGACCCGGGAGGCGTTGCGGATCTTCGGGGAGATGATGGTGTCGCACATGCAGGCGGCGGCGCGTCATCTCGACGAGGGCAGTGAGCAGTTGGCGCGGACGATGGATCGGATCGCCGCGCAGACACCGGGTGCGCCGTTCGTGGACGGTGCGCCGGGTCAGACGGCGTTGCCGCGGCACCACCAGCGCTGA
- a CDS encoding DUF5999 family protein, protein MCQHQPTCPSAEATDRDAARVLACFPEQGWSLLCNGVIVFEDTGELLPDGSSIAPHRGPARHALAA, encoded by the coding sequence ATGTGCCAGCACCAGCCGACCTGCCCTTCCGCCGAAGCCACTGACCGGGACGCCGCCCGGGTCCTCGCCTGCTTCCCTGAGCAGGGCTGGAGCCTGCTCTGCAACGGTGTCATCGTTTTCGAGGACACCGGTGAGCTGCTCCCCGACGGCAGCAGCATCGCCCCGCACCGCGGCCCCGCCCGACACGCCCTCGCGGCCTGA
- a CDS encoding NAD(P)H-binding protein — MRIVIAGGHGKIARLLERHLADRGDTPVGLIRNPDQAPALRDAGATPVVCDLEHADVTDLAAHLDGADAVIFAAGAGPGSGAARKDTVDRGAAALLADAATHAGVHRYLLVSSMGVDKPPSPGTDDVWAAYLLAKRAAEDDLRARDLAWTVLRPGRLTDDDPTGHVTLTRHAGSGAISRADVALVLAALLDAPHTVGATLELVAGPTPIADAVTAART, encoded by the coding sequence ATGCGCATCGTCATCGCCGGAGGCCACGGCAAGATCGCCCGACTGCTGGAGCGTCACCTCGCCGACCGAGGCGACACCCCTGTCGGCCTCATCCGCAACCCCGACCAGGCGCCCGCGCTGCGCGACGCCGGCGCCACCCCCGTCGTCTGCGACCTCGAACACGCCGACGTCACCGACCTCGCCGCGCACCTCGACGGCGCCGACGCGGTGATCTTCGCTGCCGGAGCCGGCCCCGGCAGCGGCGCCGCCCGCAAGGACACCGTCGACCGGGGCGCCGCCGCGCTCCTCGCCGACGCCGCCACCCACGCCGGCGTCCACCGCTACCTGCTGGTGTCCTCCATGGGCGTGGACAAGCCACCAAGCCCCGGCACCGACGACGTGTGGGCCGCGTACCTGCTGGCCAAACGCGCCGCCGAGGACGACCTGCGCGCCCGCGACCTCGCCTGGACGGTGCTGCGCCCCGGCCGCCTCACCGACGACGACCCGACCGGCCACGTCACCCTCACCCGCCACGCCGGTAGCGGCGCCATCAGCCGCGCCGACGTCGCCCTCGTCCTCGCCGCGCTCCTGGACGCACCCCACACCGTCGGCGCGACACTGGAACTCGTCGCCGGGCCGACACCCATCGCCGACGCCGTCACCGCCGCCCGCACCTGA